A single Actinomadura algeriensis DNA region contains:
- a CDS encoding LytR/AlgR family response regulator transcription factor: protein MLRVLAVDDERPALEELTHLLRSDPRIERVTGAGDASSALRDLSRMLVEGERLDAVFLDIRMPGLDGLDFTRLLTGFAAPPHVVFVTAHDDCAVAAYDLGALDYLLKPIRPERLAEAIRRVTVAAARPPGADERADPEDEMIPVELGGRTRLVSRRTVTHVEAQGDYVRLHTPDGGYLVRMPLSALTKRWEAAGFIRIHRSTLVASAHITELRFDGGRAAVQIGDELLPVSRRHTREVRDLLVRRFHHDQRGDCDGDGRRPGRADG from the coding sequence ATGCTTCGCGTTCTGGCCGTCGACGATGAACGCCCCGCCTTGGAGGAGCTGACCCATCTGCTCCGGAGCGACCCGAGGATCGAGCGGGTCACCGGTGCGGGAGACGCCTCGTCGGCGCTTCGCGACCTGAGCCGGATGCTCGTCGAGGGAGAGCGCCTGGACGCGGTGTTCCTCGACATCCGCATGCCCGGCCTCGACGGGCTGGACTTCACCCGCCTGCTCACCGGGTTCGCCGCGCCGCCGCACGTGGTGTTCGTGACCGCGCACGACGACTGCGCCGTCGCCGCCTACGACCTCGGCGCGCTGGACTACCTGCTCAAGCCCATCCGGCCGGAGCGGCTCGCGGAGGCGATCCGGCGGGTGACGGTGGCCGCCGCCCGTCCGCCGGGCGCGGACGAGCGCGCCGACCCCGAGGACGAGATGATCCCGGTCGAGCTGGGCGGCCGGACGCGGCTGGTGTCGCGGCGCACCGTCACCCACGTGGAGGCGCAGGGCGACTACGTGCGGCTGCACACCCCGGACGGGGGATACCTGGTCCGCATGCCGCTGTCGGCGCTCACGAAGCGGTGGGAGGCGGCCGGGTTCATCCGGATCCACCGCAGCACGCTCGTCGCGTCCGCGCACATCACCGAGCTGCGCTTCGACGGCGGCCGCGCCGCCGTGCAGATCGGCGACGAACTGCTCCCGGTGAGCCGCCGCCACACCCGCGAGGTCCGCGACCTGCTCGTCCGCCGCTTCCACCACGACCAGCGCGGCGACTGCGACGGGGACGGCCGCCGCCCCGGCCGTGCCGACGGCTGA
- a CDS encoding deoxyribonuclease IV, with product MTFQQSPIGAHVPVAGGLATGGLKYAAEIGAETIQVFVANPRGWALPVGKPAEDAKLRERDDVRVYVHAPYLVNFGSPSEETLAKSIATVRHSLERGRAIGARGVVVHTGSAVSQSYDAAMDQVHEHVLPLLEEIPDDGPRLLLEPMAGQGKMLCAKVQDLGPFFAKLEHHPKLGVCFDTCHAFAAGHDLAAPGGVKETIDALVETVGEGRLDLVHANDSKDACGSAKDRHENIGAGQIGEDPFAVLLRHPAVAGVPFIIETPGRDPGPHGRDIATLKRLRDT from the coding sequence ATGACCTTCCAGCAGAGCCCCATCGGGGCCCACGTCCCGGTCGCCGGCGGGCTCGCCACCGGCGGCCTTAAGTACGCCGCCGAGATCGGCGCCGAGACGATCCAGGTGTTCGTCGCCAACCCGCGCGGCTGGGCGCTCCCCGTCGGCAAGCCCGCCGAGGACGCGAAGCTCCGCGAACGCGACGACGTGCGCGTCTACGTGCACGCCCCGTACCTGGTGAACTTCGGCTCCCCGAGCGAGGAGACCCTCGCCAAGTCGATCGCGACGGTCCGGCACTCGCTGGAACGGGGGCGCGCCATCGGCGCCCGCGGCGTCGTCGTCCACACCGGCTCCGCGGTCAGCCAGTCCTACGACGCGGCCATGGACCAGGTCCACGAGCACGTCCTCCCCCTGCTGGAGGAGATCCCCGACGACGGCCCGCGCCTCCTGCTGGAGCCGATGGCGGGTCAGGGCAAGATGCTGTGCGCCAAGGTCCAGGACCTCGGCCCGTTCTTCGCGAAGCTGGAGCACCACCCGAAGCTGGGCGTGTGCTTCGACACCTGCCACGCGTTCGCCGCCGGGCACGACCTGGCCGCGCCGGGCGGCGTCAAGGAGACGATCGACGCGCTGGTGGAGACGGTCGGCGAGGGACGGCTCGACCTCGTCCACGCCAACGACTCCAAGGACGCGTGCGGCTCCGCCAAGGACCGGCACGAGAACATCGGCGCCGGGCAGATCGGTGAGGATCCGTTCGCGGTCCTGCTCCGCCACCCCGCCGTCGCCGGCGTGCCGTTCATCATCGAGACTCCGGGCCGCGACCCCGGCCCCCACGGCCGCGACATCGCCACCCTGAAGCGCCTGCGAGACACCTGA
- the pknB gene encoding Stk1 family PASTA domain-containing Ser/Thr kinase produces the protein MDTSVADPLVGQLLDGRYRIESRIARGGMATVYLARDSRLDRVVAVKVMHAGLASDDDFVDRFIGEAKAAAALSHPNVVAVYDQGTDGERGYLVMEYVAGRTLREALTARGRFGPRAALEIMQPVLAALGAAHRAGLVHRDVKPENVLITEDGQVKVTDFGLARAESASRMTKTGLIIGTVGYLAPEQVTSGSADVRSDVYAAGVLLFELLTGRLPHEADTPLAVAYKHVNETVPAPSELVPGLPHRVDELVTEATSHEPARRPQDANRFLAEVAEVHGGLPPGIDARVEEASRTATAVLEAPAPPDATRVDGEPAEDGRTALLPPVPQEPPAHVLRFPEDVRGHTAVLDPREDPAGPPPRSRGDRVIGALTGRYVLVAIGAIAAVILGWAVWYQTSGQYEHVPSDIVGMELADARGALADAGVTVRVAEPVYHDRVHKGRVAESDPPGGARVGQGETVTLTPSKGLTPRDVPDVAGKTLDEAKKILAEDGFRVGETSSRGSQTVAKDRVIGTAPAAGKELSPDEPVSVVLSSGMSMPGLVGANGDTAANELRSMGLNVTVQKKRVEGKDPGSVLGQDPAEGTSVSRGDDVTLIVNERDCFIDAGPIQWGCDDDGGTEKLPVPDVTNRSVEEATKVLKDSGFEVNVTGWGGDTVRFQTPGANGKADRGSTVTIVRGP, from the coding sequence ATGGACACGTCGGTCGCAGATCCACTCGTCGGGCAGCTGCTCGACGGGCGCTACCGCATTGAGTCCCGCATCGCGCGCGGCGGCATGGCCACGGTCTACCTCGCGCGCGACAGCAGGCTCGACCGCGTCGTCGCGGTCAAGGTGATGCACGCCGGCCTCGCCTCCGACGACGACTTCGTCGACCGGTTCATCGGCGAGGCCAAGGCCGCCGCCGCGCTCTCGCACCCCAACGTCGTCGCCGTGTACGACCAGGGCACCGACGGCGAGCGCGGCTACCTGGTGATGGAGTACGTCGCCGGCCGGACGCTGCGCGAGGCGCTCACCGCCCGCGGCCGGTTCGGGCCGCGCGCCGCGCTGGAGATCATGCAGCCGGTGCTGGCCGCCCTCGGCGCCGCGCACCGCGCCGGGCTCGTGCACCGCGACGTCAAACCCGAGAACGTCCTCATCACCGAGGACGGCCAGGTCAAGGTGACCGACTTCGGCCTCGCGCGGGCCGAGTCGGCGAGCCGGATGACCAAGACCGGGCTGATCATCGGCACCGTCGGGTACCTCGCGCCCGAACAGGTGACGTCCGGCAGCGCCGACGTCCGCTCGGACGTCTACGCCGCCGGGGTGCTGCTGTTCGAGCTGCTCACCGGGCGGCTCCCGCACGAGGCCGACACGCCGCTCGCCGTCGCCTACAAGCACGTCAACGAGACGGTGCCGGCGCCGTCCGAGCTGGTCCCCGGGCTGCCGCACCGGGTCGACGAGCTGGTCACGGAGGCGACGAGCCACGAGCCCGCGCGCCGCCCGCAGGACGCGAACCGGTTCCTGGCCGAGGTCGCCGAGGTGCACGGCGGGCTGCCGCCCGGCATCGACGCCCGGGTCGAGGAGGCGTCGCGCACCGCCACGGCCGTCCTGGAGGCGCCCGCACCGCCCGACGCCACGCGCGTCGACGGCGAACCGGCGGAGGACGGGCGGACCGCGCTGCTTCCGCCCGTCCCGCAGGAACCACCGGCGCACGTCCTGCGCTTCCCCGAGGACGTGCGCGGGCACACCGCCGTCCTCGACCCCCGCGAGGACCCGGCCGGTCCCCCGCCGCGCTCCCGCGGCGACCGCGTCATCGGGGCGCTCACCGGCCGGTACGTGCTCGTCGCGATCGGCGCGATCGCCGCCGTGATCCTCGGGTGGGCCGTCTGGTACCAGACGTCCGGCCAGTACGAGCACGTCCCGTCCGACATCGTCGGGATGGAGCTGGCGGACGCACGCGGCGCGCTCGCCGACGCCGGGGTCACCGTCCGCGTCGCCGAACCCGTCTACCACGACCGGGTCCACAAGGGCCGGGTCGCCGAGTCCGACCCGCCGGGCGGCGCCCGCGTCGGGCAGGGCGAGACCGTCACGCTGACCCCGTCGAAGGGCCTCACGCCCCGCGACGTCCCGGACGTCGCGGGCAAGACCCTCGACGAGGCGAAGAAGATTCTCGCCGAGGACGGGTTCCGGGTCGGCGAGACGAGCAGCCGCGGCTCGCAGACCGTCGCCAAGGACCGCGTCATCGGCACCGCCCCCGCCGCCGGGAAGGAACTGTCCCCCGACGAGCCGGTCTCCGTCGTGCTCAGCAGCGGCATGTCGATGCCGGGGCTCGTCGGCGCCAACGGCGACACCGCCGCGAACGAGCTCCGCTCGATGGGCCTGAACGTGACCGTCCAGAAGAAGCGGGTCGAGGGCAAGGACCCCGGCAGCGTCCTCGGCCAGGACCCGGCCGAGGGCACGAGCGTGTCCCGCGGCGACGACGTCACGCTCATCGTCAACGAACGCGACTGCTTCATCGACGCGGGCCCGATCCAGTGGGGCTGCGACGACGACGGCGGCACCGAGAAGCTCCCGGTGCCGGACGTGACGAACCGCAGCGTGGAGGAGGCCACGAAGGTCCTGAAGGACTCCGGGTTCGAGGTGAACGTGACCGGCTGGGGCGGCGACACCGTCCGGTTCCAGACGCCCGGCGCGAACGGCAAGGCGGACCGCGGCTCCACGGTCACCATCGTCCGGGGGCCCTGA
- a CDS encoding DMT family transporter, whose translation MAQDGPSPGTPKGVDKRAVAAATVTVVLWASAFVSIRSAGEAYDPGALALGRLLSGTVVLGAIWLVRREGLPPRGAWPGIAAAGVLWFGVYMVALNWGEQLVDAGTAALLVNIGPILIALLGGWLLKEGFSSRLLAGLAVAFAGAAVVGLSMSGEKGSPLLGVLLCVVAAVTYAGGVVSQKPALRHASALQFTTFACAVGTAATLPFAGRLAAQAADAPAGATLNMIYLGVFPTALAFTTWGYALARTSAGKMGATTYAVPAIVVLMSWAFLDEVPGAITLLGGVLCLAGVAVSRSTPRGDRRRGRETAAAPAGTDVPPTAPDASHSALTEAHPRG comes from the coding sequence ATGGCACAGGACGGCCCGTCTCCGGGCACCCCGAAGGGCGTCGACAAGCGGGCGGTCGCGGCCGCCACCGTGACGGTCGTCCTGTGGGCGTCGGCGTTCGTCTCCATCCGCAGCGCCGGCGAGGCGTACGACCCGGGCGCCCTCGCGCTCGGGCGGCTGCTCTCCGGGACGGTCGTGCTCGGCGCGATCTGGCTCGTCCGCCGCGAGGGCCTGCCCCCGCGCGGCGCGTGGCCCGGCATCGCCGCCGCGGGCGTCCTGTGGTTCGGCGTCTACATGGTGGCGCTGAACTGGGGCGAGCAGCTCGTGGACGCCGGCACCGCGGCCCTCCTCGTCAACATCGGGCCCATCCTCATCGCGCTCCTCGGCGGCTGGCTGCTGAAGGAGGGCTTCTCCTCCAGGCTCCTCGCGGGCCTGGCCGTGGCGTTCGCGGGCGCCGCCGTCGTCGGCCTGTCGATGTCCGGCGAGAAGGGCTCGCCGCTGCTCGGCGTCCTGCTGTGCGTCGTCGCGGCCGTCACGTACGCGGGCGGCGTCGTCAGCCAGAAGCCCGCGCTGCGGCACGCGTCCGCGCTGCAGTTCACCACGTTCGCCTGCGCCGTCGGCACCGCCGCGACGCTGCCGTTCGCCGGGCGGCTCGCGGCGCAGGCCGCCGACGCCCCGGCGGGCGCCACCCTCAACATGATCTACCTCGGCGTCTTCCCGACCGCGCTCGCGTTCACCACGTGGGGGTACGCGCTGGCGCGCACGTCCGCGGGGAAGATGGGCGCGACGACCTACGCCGTTCCCGCGATCGTCGTGCTGATGTCGTGGGCGTTCCTCGACGAGGTCCCCGGCGCGATCACCCTGCTCGGCGGCGTCCTGTGCCTGGCCGGCGTGGCCGTGTCGCGCAGCACGCCGCGCGGCGACCGGCGGCGCGGGCGCGAGACCGCCGCAGCCCCCGCGGGCACGGACGTCCCGCCCACCGCGCCCGACGCGTCGCACTCCGCGCTCACCGAGGCTCATCCCCGGGGCTGA
- a CDS encoding thiazole synthase has product MTVTDGTTRDDALVIAGEEFGSRLIMGTGGAPSMQVLREALTASGTELTTVAMRRVDPAARGSVLDVLRECGIRVLPNTAGCFTAGEAVLTAKLAREALGTNLVKLEVIADEHTLLPDPIELVEAAEQLVDDGFVVLPYTNDDPVLARRLEQVGCAAVMPLGSPIGSGLGIRNPHNIELIVERAGVPVILDAGLGTASDAALAMELGCDAVLLATAVTRAQAPATMAAAMRHAVEGGRLARRAGRIPKRRHAQASSPFEGLASM; this is encoded by the coding sequence ATGACGGTGACCGACGGAACGACGCGCGACGACGCGCTGGTCATCGCGGGCGAGGAGTTCGGCTCGCGGCTGATCATGGGGACGGGCGGCGCGCCCAGCATGCAGGTGCTGCGGGAGGCGCTGACCGCGTCCGGGACGGAACTGACCACGGTCGCGATGCGGCGGGTGGACCCGGCGGCGCGCGGCTCGGTGCTGGACGTGCTCAGGGAGTGCGGCATCCGCGTGCTGCCCAACACCGCGGGCTGCTTCACCGCGGGCGAGGCGGTGCTGACCGCCAAGCTCGCCCGCGAGGCCCTCGGCACGAACCTCGTGAAACTCGAGGTGATCGCGGACGAGCACACGCTGCTGCCCGACCCGATCGAGCTGGTCGAGGCCGCGGAACAGCTCGTCGACGACGGGTTCGTCGTGCTGCCGTACACGAACGACGATCCCGTCCTGGCGCGGCGCCTGGAGCAGGTGGGATGCGCGGCGGTGATGCCGCTCGGCTCCCCGATCGGGTCGGGGCTCGGCATCCGCAACCCGCACAACATCGAGCTGATCGTCGAGCGGGCGGGCGTCCCGGTGATCCTGGACGCCGGGCTCGGCACCGCCAGCGACGCCGCCCTGGCCATGGAGCTGGGCTGCGACGCGGTGCTGCTGGCCACGGCCGTGACCCGGGCGCAGGCCCCCGCGACGATGGCCGCCGCGATGCGGCACGCCGTCGAGGGCGGGCGGCTGGCCCGCCGCGCCGGGCGGATCCCCAAGCGCCGCCACGCGCAGGCGTCGTCGCCCTTCGAGGGCCTCGCGTCGATGTAG
- the thiS gene encoding sulfur carrier protein ThiS: MKVIVNGEPHELPAGTSVAAAVAAVSAAPSGVAAALNDEVVRRASWEATPLRDGDRLEVLTAVQGG; this comes from the coding sequence ATGAAGGTCATCGTCAACGGCGAGCCGCACGAGCTGCCCGCCGGCACGAGCGTGGCCGCCGCCGTCGCGGCCGTGAGCGCGGCGCCGTCCGGTGTCGCGGCCGCGCTGAACGACGAGGTCGTCCGCCGGGCGTCCTGGGAGGCGACGCCGCTGCGCGACGGCGACCGCCTGGAAGTGCTGACCGCCGTGCAGGGAGGCTGA
- the thiO gene encoding glycine oxidase ThiO, translated as MEIVVIGAGIVGLAAAWRTAQRGGPDVTVTLVDPEPASGATSVAAGMITPVGELAYGEEALLRLNLASRDRYDAFIAEVEELTGARTGYRDDGLLQVAFDADDLAVLDDLRRFQASLGLPVEALTGRECRKLEPMLAPGVRGGLLAPRDGSVDPRRLAAALLTACEKSGVRPVRSAAKGVVVERDAVAGVRLADGTVLRADRVLLAAGPWSGDLEGLPDGTVPSVRPVKGQVIRLRTRVPFLRRCTRGLVKGSPVYLVPRADDGEIVLGATQEELGFDTRVTAGGLWELLRDARELFPGVTELEFAEVRAGLRPGSPDNAPVMGAAALPGLVLGTGHFRHGVLLAPVSADALSAMLLDGPVPEVARPFSPERFSPERIPEVNR; from the coding sequence ATGGAGATCGTCGTCATCGGGGCCGGGATCGTCGGCCTGGCCGCCGCCTGGCGGACCGCGCAGCGCGGCGGGCCGGACGTCACGGTGACCCTCGTCGATCCGGAGCCCGCGAGCGGCGCGACGTCCGTCGCGGCGGGCATGATCACCCCCGTTGGCGAGCTGGCGTACGGCGAGGAGGCGCTGCTGCGGCTCAACCTCGCCTCCCGCGACCGCTACGACGCGTTCATCGCGGAAGTGGAGGAGCTGACCGGCGCGCGCACCGGCTACCGCGACGACGGCCTGCTCCAGGTCGCGTTCGACGCCGACGACCTGGCCGTGCTGGACGACCTGCGCCGCTTCCAGGCGAGCCTCGGCCTGCCCGTCGAGGCGCTCACCGGGCGGGAGTGCCGCAAGCTGGAGCCGATGCTGGCGCCGGGCGTGCGCGGCGGCCTGCTCGCACCGCGCGACGGCTCGGTCGACCCGCGCCGGCTCGCCGCCGCGCTGCTGACCGCGTGCGAGAAGTCCGGCGTGCGGCCGGTGCGGAGCGCGGCGAAGGGCGTCGTCGTCGAACGCGACGCGGTGGCGGGCGTCCGGCTGGCGGACGGGACGGTCCTGCGGGCCGACCGCGTACTGCTGGCCGCGGGCCCGTGGTCGGGCGACCTCGAGGGGCTGCCCGACGGGACCGTTCCATCCGTGCGGCCCGTCAAGGGGCAGGTGATCCGGCTGCGCACCCGCGTCCCGTTCCTGCGGCGCTGCACGCGCGGGCTGGTGAAGGGCTCGCCGGTGTACCTGGTGCCGCGCGCCGACGACGGCGAGATCGTCCTCGGCGCCACGCAGGAGGAGCTCGGGTTCGACACGCGCGTGACGGCCGGCGGGCTGTGGGAGCTGCTGCGGGACGCCCGCGAGCTGTTCCCCGGCGTCACCGAGCTGGAGTTCGCCGAGGTCAGGGCGGGGCTGCGGCCCGGCTCCCCCGACAACGCACCGGTGATGGGCGCCGCGGCGCTGCCCGGGCTCGTCCTCGGCACCGGGCACTTCCGCCACGGCGTCCTGCTCGCGCCCGTCTCGGCGGACGCCCTGTCGGCGATGCTGCTGGACGGCCCGGTGCCCGAGGTCGCCCGCCCCTTCTCCCCCGAGCGTTTCTCCCCCGAGCGAATCCCCGAGGTGAACCGATGA
- a CDS encoding NAD(P)/FAD-dependent oxidoreductase → MERVVVVGGGLAGVRAVEALRKKGYEGALTLVSAERHRPYDRPPLSKAVLAGDSDDTTVDADWDALRCELLLGERATALRPDGPGRGGVVATTAGDLPFDGLVIATGATPITLPGDGRQHVVRTIEDARELRGLLTEGARVAIVGAGWIGAEVATTAAKKGCAVTVVEAADTPLANALGPEAGALTAPWYAEAGVELRTGVKVAEVDGRGLVLAADGAAGRIDADAVVVGVGVRPDLGWLAGSGLLLERGVVTDASFRTCHEGAEPGTPGEPRPDIVAVGDCAAWWSDRYGRRLLVEHWDTALNAPEVAAATLLGEDAGYDAAPYFWSEQFGRMVQYAGNHAASERMIRRGDTGGRKWALAWLTGDRLDAILTVDRPRDLVQARRAIAAGASVDPDALADPDVPVRQAVR, encoded by the coding sequence ATGGAGAGGGTCGTCGTCGTGGGTGGCGGGCTGGCGGGCGTGCGCGCCGTCGAAGCCCTGCGCAAGAAGGGGTACGAGGGCGCGCTGACCCTCGTCTCGGCCGAGCGGCACCGGCCGTACGACCGGCCGCCGCTGTCGAAGGCCGTCCTGGCGGGCGACTCCGACGACACGACCGTCGACGCGGACTGGGACGCGCTGCGCTGCGAGCTGCTGCTCGGCGAGCGCGCCACCGCGCTGCGCCCGGACGGGCCCGGCCGGGGCGGCGTCGTCGCCACCACCGCCGGGGACCTGCCGTTCGACGGGCTGGTCATCGCCACCGGCGCGACCCCGATCACGCTCCCCGGGGACGGCCGCCAGCACGTCGTCCGCACCATCGAGGACGCCCGCGAGCTGCGCGGGCTGCTGACCGAGGGCGCCCGCGTCGCGATCGTCGGGGCGGGCTGGATCGGCGCCGAGGTCGCCACCACCGCCGCGAAGAAGGGCTGCGCGGTCACCGTCGTCGAGGCCGCCGACACGCCGCTGGCGAACGCCCTCGGCCCCGAGGCGGGCGCGCTCACCGCCCCCTGGTACGCCGAGGCGGGCGTCGAGCTGCGCACCGGCGTGAAGGTCGCCGAGGTCGACGGCCGCGGGCTCGTCCTCGCCGCCGACGGGGCGGCCGGGCGGATCGACGCGGACGCGGTCGTCGTCGGGGTCGGCGTCCGTCCCGACCTCGGCTGGCTCGCCGGATCGGGCCTGCTGCTGGAGCGCGGCGTCGTCACCGACGCCTCGTTCCGCACCTGCCACGAGGGCGCCGAGCCCGGGACGCCCGGCGAGCCGCGGCCCGACATCGTCGCCGTCGGCGACTGCGCCGCCTGGTGGTCGGACCGGTACGGGCGGCGGCTCCTGGTCGAGCACTGGGACACCGCGCTCAACGCCCCCGAGGTCGCCGCCGCGACCCTCCTGGGGGAGGACGCCGGGTACGACGCCGCCCCGTACTTCTGGTCCGAGCAGTTCGGCCGGATGGTCCAGTACGCCGGGAATCACGCCGCGTCCGAGCGGATGATCCGGCGCGGCGACACCGGCGGGCGCAAGTGGGCACTCGCGTGGCTCACCGGCGACCGCCTCGACGCGATCCTCACCGTCGACCGCCCCCGCGACCTCGTCCAGGCGCGGCGCGCGATCGCGGCCGGGGCGTCGGTCGATCCGGACGCGCTCGCCGATCCGGACGTGCCCGTCCGGCAGGCCGTCCGGTGA
- a CDS encoding Rv2175c family DNA-binding protein: MHATVESALDPRTDALAGDWLSLPETAERLGIKTNRMKQLISERKLLAVRRAGEPMVPAAFIKDGQVIKGLSGTLTVLSDAGYSDVETVRWLFTADDTLPGTPVDALTENRGTEVRRRAQALAF; the protein is encoded by the coding sequence ATGCACGCAACCGTTGAAAGCGCACTCGACCCCCGGACCGACGCTCTCGCCGGAGACTGGCTCTCCCTCCCGGAGACCGCCGAGCGGCTCGGCATCAAGACCAACCGCATGAAGCAGCTGATCAGCGAGCGCAAGCTGCTGGCGGTCCGCCGCGCCGGCGAGCCCATGGTCCCCGCGGCCTTTATCAAGGACGGTCAGGTGATCAAGGGACTGTCCGGCACGCTCACCGTGCTCTCCGACGCCGGCTACAGCGACGTCGAGACCGTCCGCTGGCTGTTCACCGCCGACGACACGCTGCCCGGCACGCCCGTCGACGCGCTCACCGAGAACAGGGGGACCGAGGTGCGCCGCCGCGCCCAGGCCCTGGCATTCTGA
- the thiE gene encoding thiamine phosphate synthase: MSRHLPSDRAVALRARLDRARLYLCTDAREERGDLPGFLDAVLANGVDIVQLRQKGLEARQEMAHLEVFRAACERHGALLAVNDRADVAHAVRADVLHLGQDDLPVPAAREIVGGDVLIGRSTHSREQAADAAAEPGADYFCTGPTWPTPTKPGRPAPGLGLLEYTAGEKFARPWFAIGGIDLGNLDRVLDAGARRAVVVRAITEADDPGAAAAEFARRLAAA; the protein is encoded by the coding sequence GTGTCCAGGCACCTGCCCTCCGACCGCGCCGTGGCCCTGCGCGCCCGGCTCGACCGCGCCCGTCTCTACCTGTGCACGGACGCGCGGGAGGAACGCGGCGACCTGCCCGGGTTCCTGGACGCCGTCCTCGCGAACGGCGTGGACATCGTCCAGCTCCGCCAGAAGGGCCTGGAGGCGCGGCAGGAGATGGCGCACCTGGAGGTGTTCCGGGCCGCGTGCGAGCGGCACGGGGCGCTGCTGGCGGTCAACGACCGCGCGGACGTCGCGCACGCCGTCCGCGCCGACGTGCTGCACCTCGGCCAGGACGACCTGCCGGTGCCGGCCGCCCGCGAGATCGTCGGCGGGGACGTGCTGATCGGCCGGTCCACGCACTCGCGGGAGCAGGCCGCGGACGCCGCCGCCGAGCCCGGCGCCGACTACTTCTGCACGGGCCCGACGTGGCCCACGCCGACCAAGCCCGGACGTCCCGCGCCCGGCCTCGGGCTGCTCGAGTACACCGCCGGGGAGAAGTTCGCCCGGCCGTGGTTCGCGATCGGCGGCATCGACCTCGGCAACCTCGACCGGGTGCTGGACGCGGGCGCCCGCCGCGCCGTGGTGGTCCGGGCGATCACCGAGGCCGACGACCCGGGCGCGGCGGCGGCCGAGTTCGCGCGCCGCCTCGCCGCCGCGTGA
- a CDS encoding serine/threonine-protein kinase — MSRPRDLRRRHASALGPGDPDDIGGRPLLGRLGEGGQGVVYLAEDHDGEPCAVKLLKGGMAAGRRARDRFVKEADAARRVAGRHTAQVLDADVTGDRPYIVSEYVDGPSLQETVAGDGPLPERRLHRVALGTAAALAAIHREGIVHRDFKPGNVLLGPDGPKVIDFGIARMADATPLTTGPLGTPAYMAPEQIEDEPVGPPADVFAWGAAMVFAATGRPPFGTGPNAAVMRRVTSRPPDLGDLDGPLRELAARCLDKNPQARPSARQLVRALREGAGPAPRPRPTRIPRYRWRMMVALAVVMTAGFVIGVL; from the coding sequence GTGTCCCGCCCCCGTGACCTGCGGCGCCGCCACGCGTCCGCGCTCGGTCCCGGCGACCCGGACGACATCGGCGGCCGTCCGCTGCTGGGCCGGCTCGGGGAGGGCGGCCAGGGCGTCGTCTACCTCGCCGAGGACCACGACGGCGAGCCGTGCGCGGTCAAGCTGCTCAAGGGCGGCATGGCGGCCGGGCGGCGCGCCCGCGACCGGTTCGTCAAGGAGGCGGACGCGGCGCGGCGGGTCGCCGGGCGGCACACCGCGCAGGTGCTGGACGCCGACGTGACCGGCGACCGTCCCTACATCGTCAGCGAGTACGTGGACGGCCCGTCGCTGCAGGAGACCGTGGCCGGCGACGGGCCGCTCCCGGAGCGGCGGCTGCACCGGGTCGCGCTCGGCACCGCCGCCGCGCTCGCCGCGATCCACCGCGAGGGGATCGTGCACCGCGACTTCAAGCCGGGCAACGTGCTGCTCGGCCCGGACGGCCCCAAGGTCATCGACTTCGGCATCGCGCGGATGGCGGACGCGACGCCGCTGACCACGGGCCCGCTCGGCACCCCCGCCTACATGGCCCCCGAGCAGATCGAGGACGAGCCGGTCGGGCCCCCGGCGGACGTGTTCGCGTGGGGCGCGGCGATGGTGTTCGCCGCCACGGGCCGTCCCCCGTTCGGGACCGGGCCGAACGCCGCGGTGATGCGCCGGGTGACGTCCCGGCCGCCGGACCTCGGCGACCTCGACGGCCCGCTGCGCGAGCTCGCGGCCCGCTGCCTCGACAAGAACCCGCAGGCCAGGCCGTCCGCACGGCAGCTGGTCCGGGCGCTGCGCGAGGGCGCCGGCCCGGCGCCGCGGCCGCGCCCCACCCGTATCCCGCGCTACCGCTGGCGCATGATGGTCGCGCTGGCCGTCGTCATGACGGCGGGCTTCGTCATCGGCGTCCTCTGA